TTGGCGTCTGAAGATGACCCGCAAGAAAACGATAGTGCTTATAAAGGCTGAGGTAAGAGGTCTTGGACTTGACCTCCTTGAGTTTCTCGAATTCAGCCTTCTTGCCAAGGACAAACGAGAGACCGGGGAGCGAGGAGATCGCCTTGGAAGATGATCCGGAAAGAAAATCGATGCCGGACTTCTCCACGTCAATCTCATCGCCGCCTGCGCTGCTGACCGCATCGACGATGAACATCTTCCCATGGTTCTTGCAGATTTTGCCTATTGACTCGATGGGATTTAGCATCCCGGTGCTGGTCTCATGATGAACCATCGCAACGATATCCACCTGGCCCTTTGCAACACAGGACTCGATGACCTCGGTATCCAGCGGTTCGCCCCAACAGAATTTAAGCTGGACGGTCTGCTCGTTATGTATTTTAGATATCTTATATAGCCGCTCGCCGAACTCACCGTTGGAGAGGATGAGTATCCTCTTCTCACCGACGACCGAGGAGAGGATGGATTCATTGGCTGCGCTTCCCGATCCGGTCAAAAAGACCACCCGATAGAGAGATTCATCTTCCATCTCAAACAGGTCAAGCAACCTGCTTTCGACGCTTGATAGAAGATGAGAGAATTCGGCCTCACGATGACAGATGTCCTGAAATATAGTTGCCCGCTTCACATTATCTGCCACATTTACAGGACCGGGATTGAATAGGATCTCTCTTTTTTGTCTCTTTTTCGTTTTATCGATAAAGGTCTGCTTCATCTCTATCTGCCCCTAACTTAAATTAAAATCGTGTCTATACAAAGAGCTTTTAGGATAGGTTAACAATTCGTTAATTGTCAAGCAGGTGACCGAGATCCTGAGCCACCCCCAGAAGCGTCGGACTGCCAACGTTTACCGCCATCACATCGGCCACCCCTCCGGTCACAGCTCCGCTCGGATCTCCCGCCCAAGCGAGGCCCGTGGTCAGGAAGAGGGCGGCCATCATGAAAATAAAGGTCCTGACCGCCGCCCTCTTCATAAACCTAATGGCACCGCCGTTTGAAAAATTTAAAAAACTTCCCAATTTGATCACCCCCGTAAAATTTGGATTTGAGCTACTTGGCTCTAATGACTATGGTAAGGCCGCTCGGTTTCACTGATGTTATCTTGAGGTTAAATGTATGTTAACTTGCCATCAGTCCGCTTGCGTTGGCAAATCTAAATAAAAGAATTAGAATACGAAGGGCTAAGAGCCGCTCAAAACAGCTTGGGCAAAGATTTTTTGGAGGACACTTGCGACTTAAAACTTTCTGGATTCTAATCATCCTGGCCCTTACCATCTCTTCTTTCCTCTTTTTTTGGGAGGGGAGGACTTCGATCCCGGGCCAGGGCGACATGAAAAGCGAAGCACTCAAAAGAAAGAGCTACCAAGACCTTCCTGAGATACCGGTCTTGGCCTATCACGGCGTTCAGGTTGAAAATGTAAGGATAAAGAACTACGACACCATCGCAGAAGATAAGCTGGAAGAGCACTTCAAATACATATCTCAAAACTTCGAGCCCATCACAGTGGACGAGCTCTTGGCCTACTACCGCCTGGAGCTGGAATTTACAGAAAAGAGGCCGATTCTCATATTCTTCGACGACGGCCTAAGATCAGTTTATGAATACGCCTTCCCCTTAGCAAAAGAATACGGCGTCGAATTCACCGTCGCTTATCTGCCAAGCGGACGTGAGCCCTATCCGATCGATGGCAAAATGACTTGGCAGGAGCTTGGGGAGATGAAGGAGTCCGGTCTGGTCGAGGTGGCCAGCCACTCTTTCGATCACTTCGATTTGACCTCGCTTGCTCAAGACGAGTTGCGATATCAGCTCACCGCCTCAAAGAGGATCATCGAGAAGAACCTGGGCCCGTGCTCGCATCTAGTCGCCCCTTACGGCAAATCGGATGAGAGGGTGAGACAAATCGCCCGTGAAGTTGGCTATAGGTCTCTCTTCGTCCATGGCCGGACCGTCATCGAAGATGATTCCCTCTTCGATCCCTTCGTGATAAAACGAATAGCAGTCTCATCCGATTACGGGGATAAGGATTTATCCAAGCTGAAATAGATGAGCTCTAGGAGAGTTTTTGAGACTCCTGGATATCGAGTACGGCCGCCTGTAATATCAGTTGGAAGCCGAAGACTAGAAGGACCAGAACGATGAGGAGCGTGCCAACCGGAGTCGGCTTGGGGTTGAAAATAGACCTTAGCCATAGGTAGATGCTGGAAAATAGCCCCATGGTAAAAAGGATTGAGCCAGGTATCATGAAGAGGGCGACCGGCGAAAAATTCCTTAGGATATGCTTGGCATAGAACCTTCGCCAGTAGCGATGAAAGAGCAGAAACGGGAATGTTAGACCAGTTTTGAAGATACTCACACCCGACTTCTCTTCCCCATAAATGGATGGAATAGCAACGTCCTTCACCCGAAAATCATAGACATTTAGTGCGATCAAGAGGTCGTTTTCAAAAAAATAGCCGGGATGTAATTTATCCAGAGATATCTCTTCCAAGCACTTAAGCTTGACGGCAAAGAAGCCGTTTTGAGAGTCGAAGATATTCCAGTAACCGGAGACTATTTTCGTCAAAAGGGTCAGGATCAGGTTGCCCAATAGTCTGACTTTTGGCATCCTCTCCAAATCGTGCCCCTTCAAAAACCTGTTACCCTTGGCATAATCGTAATCCCCCTCGATCAGGGGAGACAATAGATCTTCGAGCCGCTCAAGGGGCATCTGCCCATCGCCATCTATCTTGACGACTATCTCGACATCTCGGTGAGACTTTATAATCTCCTTGAATCCGGTCGTGGTCGCACCGCCGACTCCCAGATTCTTTGGCGTCTTAAGCGACTTTATCTTTGGATTTGAGGCGGCCAGCTCCTCGATCATCCTCAATGTGCCATCGCTGCTCGAATCATCGACCGCAAAGACGTTGTCGAAGAAGTCGGGAATCGAGCCCAAAACCTCTGCGATAAAGCTCTCCTCATTATGGGCCGGAACAACGGCCGCGATCTTCTTTCCCTTATACATCTTCAAAGCTCCAAGCGCGATGAATGACCTCGGCCGCAGTCAGCGACAGAAGCGGTATTATGCAATAGACGAATCTAGTCTCGGCCATGAAGGGAAGTAGCCCGGCCGTAAAGACCAAGAGAATCAAGGAGATCATCCTCAAATTCTTGGCTTTTGGGCTCATCGCTACGCCGACCCAGCCCAAGATTACTATCATATAGTGGTCGAATATCACGGAGCGATACATATTTTTATCCTGCGTAACCCAAGGAGCCTCAAACATCCTCCAGAACTTGCCCCAGGTGAACCACTTGAAGTAGAGGAGAGGTTGTTCTTTGAAGCCCTTGGCTATCGCCTTGACGGCATAACCGGTCATCGTCTCGCCCGCCGGCTCTTCTTTGATGAACTCCTTATAGGTGGGGCAGCGATGCCGATATTCTGACCCCAGTTCATAATGGTATGGATCGACTCCTGAAAGAAGCGGATCGCCGCCGTGAGTTGAGAACGGAGCCGGCGTGCCCAGAATAAGGGCATTCCTTGCAACCCAAGGCAGCATTATCAGAGAGAATCCGATCAAGGTGATCGCAAATGACCTGACCAGACCCTCCCTGTTTGTGGTGAACCAACTGTAGGCGAAGGGGACGATCAGTACGATGAAGGTGCTCGGCCTTGACAGGACGGCCAAGCCGAAAAGGATTCCCGTCAAGAAAAAGAGCCTTTTATCCCTCTTGTCTAGCGCCACCATCTGGTAATATATATAGCCGATGAAGAGGAATGTGGACAAAGATTCGGTAAGCAGAAATATCGGTCCCCGGAGGAAGGACGGGTGCAGGGCGAGCAGAATTGCGGCCATAAGACCGACCTTCTCGCACGATATACGTTTTCCTAAGAGGAAAGTGAAATAGAGAGTGAACGCGCCAAGGATGGCTTGAAAGATGCGGATGAAGAGATGGGGACCGCCCGCTTTGTTGGCATATCCGCTTATCCAGTAAATCAAGGTTAAGAAGAGCGGGTAAGTTGGGGTGACAAAAGCATTCGGGCTCTCGGAGGCGTAGCCATAAATCCCCTTATTTATGAGCTGCTTTGCCATCATTTCATAATGGATGGCATCGGGAGTGGCATAGATAGGCATATCGCCGAAGTTGACAATGGAGTTAATCGTGATAAAAAGATAAATTAATATTATGAACAGTAAGGCTAATTGATAAGGTCTCTTTTTCAATCCCAAACCCACTTGAAGAGGTTTTTTCATTGTGTCTTATAGCTTATGGCAACCAGGATGGTCCCGAGTAGGATCACAAATATTCCAATCCCTCGCGTTACTGGGATGCTCTCTTTGAGGAAGAGCCAGGAAACTAAGATGACGCCCATGTACGCCAGGATCACGAAGGGATAGGCATAACTCAAATCGACTTTTGACAGAGCGATCATCCAGAGCATGGCTCCGGCCGCATAGAGAATGAATCCTATCAAAACATCAATCGTTTTGAACGATGTAAAGAGTTTAGACAAGACCGCGATGGGACCGTCGAGAGCGATCTCACCGATCTTGTTCATCCCGATTTTTAAGAATAATTGCCCAAAGACCGCAAAGATCGAACTCAGAGAGACCGATAGTAGGGCCTCTATAGTGCTTCTATCCATAAACACCCGCTTAAATCTTGACTTCGTTTCAAAACAGAAGTCTATAATAACCATTATCCTCGGTCAAGCAGACCCTGGTCATTATCTCTTCTTGAAGACTGAAGGCGTGGTGACTCCCGCCAAATACGCTAAAAAAGAATACGATTGCGACCTAATTTAAGATGATGCTTCCAAAGAGGATTTGGGCATCGAATGAATTTAAGCCGCCCCAATGTCCTTATTGATCAGTTTGAAGCTTGAGCGATGGCAAAGGCTCGATCACTTAATGACGGCGAGGATCTTCTTGAACATGTCCCCTTCGGCCACCTTTAAGAGTTCGAAGAGGGCCGTCTCCACGCTCGTTATGTTTGAGCCCGCCGCCTTCAGGCTCTCTAAAGCTATCATCTTATTTTCGAGCTTTCTCGATGAGGTGGCATCGAAGGCAACTTGAACTTCATAGCCCGCCTCCTTCAAATCCCGCGCGGTCTGATAGACACAAACGTGAGCTTCGATCCCACAGATAAGGGCGGTCTTTCTATCAAGCGCCTTGATCGTCCTCATGAAATCCTGATTGCCGCAGCAGCTGAACGAGAGCTTTACGATGGGCTCCTCGCCATCAAGGACCTCTGCGACAGGTTGAGCGGTTGGGCCAAGACCGTTTGGATTCTGCTCGAGCCATACAATTGGAAGACCTAGAACCTTGGCCCCCTTGACGAGTCTTACCACGTTATCAAGGACTCCTTGAGAATCGTGCATGGCCCTAAGCAGCTTTTCTTGGACATCTATCAGAACTAAAAATGTCTCATCTGTGTTGATCATTTCGCTTGCAGCCTTTTAATAAGTCTATTTTTTAACCGGATTCATTCAGACGATCGGCCCGACGCCCGAGACCGGCCAGTAGCGATAGAAGACTTTGCTGGTTACGTATTCGAGAGAGATCGGCCCAAAAGACCTGCTATCCATGCTATTCCTGCGATTGTCTCCCAGCACGAATACCTCGTTCTCCCCGATTGTTGCCGGACCATAATTGGTAGAATCGAAGTACTCAACGTATGGTTCACTCAAGAGCTCGCCGTTCAGGTAGGTATCTCCGTCTATTATTTGAACCGTCTCGCCGGCCAAAGCTATAACCCTTTTGACAAGATTCTTAGAGCCGTCGGGGGCTTTAAGAATGACGATGTCTCCCCTTTCAATCGAGCTGAACTGGTAGGTGATCTTGCTCACAAAGACCTTGTCGTTATCATGCAGAGTCGGCTCCATCGAGTGCTGCTCGATTATGGTAGCCTCCACAACAAAGAGGCGGATGATGAGCGAGAGCAGGACTGCGATAATTACTATGAGCACCGTCTCTTTGACCAGAGTTATAAAACCGGAGGGTCTCTTAACTTCGGCGCTTCTTACGGTTTTTTCGTTTTTGAAAGCAAACTCTTCGGCACTCTCTTTTATCTCTTCATCCATCTACTTCACAACCAGATTAATAATTTTTTTGGGAACTACTATCACCTTGACTACCTCTTTGTCTTTTATAAACTCACTAAGCCTTTCACTGGTCAAAGCCAGTCTCTTCATCTCCTCTTCATCGACATCGGCAGGGGCGGTTACCCTATCTCTGACCTTACCGTTGACTTGAAGGATTATCGTTAACTCGTCGGCCTTTGCCAAATCGGGATCATAGGCCGGCCAAGCTCTTAAGTGAATGCTCCCCTCCCCACCACCGGCCTCGAAGAGCTCGTCGGCCAGATGAGGAGCGAAGGGAGAGAGAAGAAGAAGCAGACCTTCGGTGACCGCCGAGATGGTCTCAACCTCTGCCCCTCTTGAGCCCCCATCATCATAATGCTTATAATTCGCATTTACCAGTTCCATTATGGCGCTTATGGCCGTGTTTAAATTGAATCGCTCTATATCGCCGGTGACCTTTTTTATGCTTATGTGGAGAGCCCTTAATAGTTCTTTGTCCGACTCATCGGCCAGGGCCTTCGAGCCTGCCGAGGTCGCTTCAATATTTCTCATAACTATGCGATAAAGTCTATTTAAGAAGCGGTACGCACCCTGAACGCCTTGATCGCTCCAATCGAGTTCCTTCTCTGGCGGGGAGGCAAAGAGGATAAATAGTCTTGCCGTATCGGCCCCATACCGCTCTATTATTTCTCTAGGATCGACGACGTTCCCTTTGGATTTTGACATCTTGGCCCCGTCCTTGATGACCATGCCTTGGGTTAAAAGGTTTTTGAACGGCTCGCCGACATCAATGAGGCCTATGTCTCTCATGACCTTGGTGAAAAATCTGGAATAGAGAAGATGTAAGATGGCATGCTCGATACCGCCGATATATTGATCGACCGGCATCCAGTAGGCGGCAGCCTCCTTGTCGAAGGGGGCGACATCATCTTTAGGGCTCACATATCTTAGAAAATACCACGAGGAACAGGTGAAAGTATCCATGGTATCGGTCTCGCGTCTTCCTTCTCCACCACACTTGGGGCAGGAGACATTCAAAAATCCTTCATGCTTGGCCAAGGGCGAGCCGCCCTTTTCGCTTATCACAACATCCTCGGGAAGGATTACGGGAAGGTCCTCCTCCTTTACGGCAACCGCTCCGCAGCGCTCGCAGTGGATTATCGGTATCGGGTTTCCCCAATAGCGCTGGCGGGAGATGAGCCAATCTTTAAGCCTGTAGTTCACGGCTGACTTGCCCTTCTTTTGGCCTTCAAGCTCCTCTACGATGGCCCTTTTTGCGGCATCGCTCTCAAGACCGGTGAAGCGGGCCGAATTTACCAGAAAGCCATTGCCGCTGAAGGCCTCTCTCATTTGAGCCCCGTCTTTTGGGGCGGCCCCCTTCTCCTCGGCGACGACCTCTCTTATCGCAAGGTCATACTTTTTGGCAAAGGCAAAATCGCGCTCGTCGTGAGCCGGCACCGCCATGACGGCCCCGGTTCCGTAATCCATCAGGACGTAATCGGCAAGCCAGATCGGAACCCTCTTGCCATTTACTGGATTTATTATGTATGAGCCAGTAAAGACACCCCTCTTTTCGATCTCAGCAGAAGTCCTGTCTATCTCACTCACCGCAGCCAAGCTTTTTCGAAATTCATCCACGGCCGCTTTGCGGCCTGAGTCCATCTCGAGCTCATCTACCAGGGGATGCTCGGGAGCCAAAAGAAAGAAGGTGCAGCCAAAGAGGGTATCTGGACGGGTGGTAAAGACCGTGACGGTCTTGCCGCTTTCCAAGGTGAAGTCGACCATAGCCCCTTCGCTGCGGCCGATCCAGTTCTCCTGCATCACCTTGACTTTTTCGGGCCAGCCGCCGAGCTCTCCAAGGTCATCTAGGAGTTCTTTGGCATAGTCGCATATCTTGAAGAACCACTGTTTGAGTTCCCTCTTAACTACCTGGGTTGAGCATCTCCAGCAGCCGCCCCCCTCAACCTGCTCATTGGCAAGAACCGTCTCGCAGGATGGGCACCAATTTACATTGGCTTTCTTCTGGTAAGCGAGCCCCTTTTCAAAAAATTTCAAAAAGAGCCATTGGCCCCAGCGGTAATATTCGGGGCTACAGGTGATTATCTCCCGGTCCCAGTCATAGCTTAAGCCAAGTCTCTTCAGTTGGCCCCTCATCGTTTCGATATTTTGATAGGTCCAGTCCTTGGGATGGACACCCCGCTCGATGGCGGCATTTTCGGCCGGCATACCGAAGGCATCGTAGCCGATGGGATGGAGGACGTTAAAGCCGCGCATCCTGTTATAGCGGGCCAGAACGTCGCCTATAGAATAGTTTCTGACGTGGCCCATGTGGATATTGCCCGAAGGATAGGGGAACATCTCCAGAATATATTTCTTCTCTTTGGCAGAGTCGGCTTTGGACCGGTAGATACCGAGCTCCTCCCACCTCTTCTGCCATTTCGCCTCGACCGAGGTAAAATCGTATCTCTCCGTGCTCATCTCTCTGCCGCCCCTAAAGTTAAGAGGCCTTTCGTCCCTTGGGACGAAAGGCCTCTTCGCGTTTTGATCCAGCTTGCAAAATTGGTGGAGATGGAGGGAATTGAACCCTCGACCTCCTCCACGCCAAGGAGGCGCTCTCCCCCTGAGCTACATCCCCAAATTTGCCTTTAAATTACGCGATCAAAGATCGTTAACGCAAAGATTCTATCATACCTCTCGCTTTGGGCCTTCGGACCTTTTGGGACCCCGCATCTGCCCAGAGCCGGCTTTAAGTATAAATTTTACCGATCAACTTAGCGCCGGATCTTCAATTGCGTCGTAATTATATAGATGAAGATGGCTCAAGTCAATGGCGTAAAAGGGAGTTTGACTCAACCTATCCCTTCGACCTCGAGGCTTGGAGCGTCCTTAAAGAGCCGCTCTATGCAGTAGTAATCCCTAAGTCCTTCAGTAAAGATATGGATTACCACGCTGCCATAATCCATCAAGACCCAGCCAGCCTCGCCATCGCCTTCGATGCCGATCGGTTTGACCTTTTCCTCTATCAGTTCGTCCTTAATGGCTTGAACCAAGGAATCGAGTTGGCGGGATGATTTGGCGCTTAAAATCAGGAAGTAATCAAAGATAGAGAAGAGGTCGCGCATGTCTAAAAGCATGATATTCTCGGCCTTCTTCTGCCAGGCAGCATTGGCCGCCTTCTTGGCTATCTCGATTGGATCCAGAATCTTACTCCTTGTGTTTTAAGATACTCTATTGAGTCTCTGGCTTGTAATCATGACCTATGACGACTAAAACGTCGGCGATATCTTGAGTGACCGGTTTCTTGACTATTTTGCCGACTTTTAGAATCTCCAAGATCCTCTGGGGAGCCTCACTACCCTGGCCATAGTCCCAAACTTCCGTCTCTTTATAATCGAAGTTATCGGCATTTTTGCTTCTAATTACCTCAAATCCTCCGTTTATGAGCTTGCTTGCCGCATCGGCCGCAACTCCGGGAATGCCCGAGCCATTATAGACCATGACGCTGATCTTGGCCACCCGCTCCACTTTTATACCCCAGATCCGCTCGATCAAGCCTTCCAGCTCATCATCAATGGGCTCGAAGTAGCTCTCGTTGCCGACCACGTAGCTCTTTACCGGCAGAGGTACTATGCCGATATCATCAAAGCTCCTGGTCTTGGTTATAAGTGAGTCTATTTTGGTCTTATCCGCCTCGGAGAGATCGCTGCCGATATCCTTGTCGAAGATGCCCTCGAATTGATCTGTCAAGATCGTCTGGTAATCGGCCGCCTTCAATTTGACAAAACCCGTTATTTTTACGCCCAGAAGGTCTTGAATGGCTCCGATGGCCTTCGACTCGTCCCCTAAGGTTATTACGTCGCTAAGCCTTTTAAAACCTAGTGGCGGAACGGCAACGAAGGTATCCTTCGGTATTGAGATTCCGTTGACAGATTCCTCCGAGAAGTCGAGAGAGAGGACCGTGGCGCCATCTATCAGCTCTTTGCCAGATTCGCTGTTGATCCCAAGAACCAAGACTATCGTCCTCTTGGGATCGTCATCCAGCTTTCTAGAGCTCGGGGTCACGGTATCGTCCGACTTCGAGGAGAAGGGATTTATGTTGGAGAAGAAGAGAACAACTTTTTCGGGCAACTCCTTGGCAGGCTCGGGGAGCTGGCCGTCAAAGACGGTAAAGAAGACGCTAAGAAGGGCGGCCATTAATATGAGGAACATAAATAACCTCTTATTCCTCCTTTTTTTGGCGAGCCTTCTGCTTAACCTTATCCCATTACTCGAGATGATCTTCCGCTTTTTGATAATTGGAGCCAATTCCACACCTCAAAGGATCGTGGATGAATTAATTTGCCCGTCTTCAATAGATAATTTAGGGAGTGCTTACATGCCGTCTCAAAGACGTCAATAATATCCTTGCCCTGATAGTTGCGAATCTCTTCAACTCCCTCATATGATCTAGTTTTCTCTATCTTGTCAGCTATATATATTAGCATATCGAGGCGGCTCATGGGCACATCGGCGATCGTATGGCTGGCTATGGCCCTTAGGATCTCCTCATCGCCGATGGCAAGCTCCTTCCTGGCTATATGCGCGCCGACCGGGCCATGCAGCAAGTGGGGTTCCATCTCATCAAAGTCTGATAAATCATATCCCATCAACCTGGCCCTTTCGATCAGATCTTCTCCTTTTAAGTCCTTGGCAAGATCGTGCATTAGGGCGGCCACTGCCGCCTTCTCTTCGTTTACGCCAAATTCATAAGCCAGCCTTACGGCCTCATCCTTCACCCTTAAGGAGTGACTTAAGATATCCTCGCTAAGAAAGCCTTTTAGCCTCTGAATCATCTCCTTTTGGCCGACTCCTCTCCCCGTCATCCGTAAAAACCCGACTTTAAGATGTAGTTGGCCACCCCTTCCGGCAAGAGATACCTTATGGGGTGGAACTTCTTAACCCGCTCTCTTATATCCGTAGATGAGATGGCAAGGGCCGGTATCTCCATGATATCGATTCTTGGCCGCCTCGGCTCTACATCCCGGCCTTGATAGGGAAGGACGTGAAGCTCTTCGAACTTCTTTAGACAATAGCCGGGCCGAGTCGCCGCGATGAACCGGCACATCTCAGCGATCTTGCGATCGTCTTTCCAGGTGATTATCTCAAGTATCGCATCGGCACCGGTTATGAAAAAGAGCTCGACCTCGCTCCCGAATACCTTTTTAAAATGCCTTATGGTATCGACGGTATATGAGGGACCGGGCCGATCCACCTCTACCTTTGAGACCTCAAAATCTGGGTTGGATGCGGTCGCAATCACGCACATCAGATAACGTTCAACAGGATCTAAGGAAATCCGGCCATCCTTGTGGGGCGGAATTCCAGCCGGAACGAAGATGACCTTAGAAAGTTCGAATTGAACAAAGGCCTCCTCGGCTGTGACCAAGTGACCATTATGTATGGGGTCGAATGTCCCCCCCATGATCCCTATTCTCAATCCCTTAAACCCCCCTTAAATTCGAATCAAAATCCTAAAGTCCTACAAACGGATCTGGCCGGTCCCCTCAACCAAGTACTTCATCGAGGTCAGTGATTCTAAGCCCATCGGACCTCTCACGTGAAGCTTTTGCGTACTTATACCCATCTCGGCTCCGAGACCATACTGGCCGCCGTCGGTAAAACGGGTTGAGGCATTTACATAGACGGCGGCCGCATCGACTTCGTCAGAAAACCTCTTTGCCGCCGAATAGTCTTCCGTCACGATTGCCTCGGAGTGCTTGGTTCCGTA
The Actinomycetota bacterium DNA segment above includes these coding regions:
- the nadD gene encoding nicotinate-nucleotide adenylyltransferase; its protein translation is MRIGIMGGTFDPIHNGHLVTAEEAFVQFELSKVIFVPAGIPPHKDGRISLDPVERYLMCVIATASNPDFEVSKVEVDRPGPSYTVDTIRHFKKVFGSEVELFFITGADAILEIITWKDDRKIAEMCRFIAATRPGYCLKKFEELHVLPYQGRDVEPRRPRIDIMEIPALAISSTDIRERVKKFHPIRYLLPEGVANYILKSGFYG